One part of the Labeo rohita strain BAU-BD-2019 unplaced genomic scaffold, IGBB_LRoh.1.0 scaffold_99, whole genome shotgun sequence genome encodes these proteins:
- the LOC127162628 gene encoding putative nuclease HARBI1 produces MACPFIDEVVDEGAIVLRRAFQRERTFRDRSDPLAFNDSYLYERYRFSRDGIAYICRLLSPHIANNTCRNRALTVPQTVCIALRFFASGTFLYTVGDAENISKASVCRSVRTVYLSLKSLLNVFITFPGHKAIRTIKHAFYGIAGFPNVIGALDCTHVRIKCPSGPHEADFVNRKSVHSINVQMISDADCIITNVEAKWPGSVHDSRIFRKVESDQKGYSNQQIQSVSRRDGGPAPRNDHNTSLNVSGDHVN; encoded by the exons ATGGCGTGTCCTTTCATAGATGAGGTGGTGGATGAGGGAGCTATAGTCTTGCGGAGGGCATTTCAAAGAGAGAGAACTTTCAGAGACAGGTCAGACCCATTGGCTTTTAATGACAGCTACCTGTATGAGCGATATAGGTTCTCAAGAGATGGGATTGCATATATTTGTAGATTACTAAGCCCACACATTGCAAATAATACATGCCGCAACAGAGCGCTCACAGTCCCACAGACGGTGTGCATTGCACTTCGCTTTTTTGCCAGTGGAacatttttgtacacagttGGAGATGCAGAGAATATCAGCAAAGCATCAGTTTGCCGCTCTGTACGAACTGTGTACCTTTCTTTAAAAAGCCTACTCAATGTGTTCATCACATTCCCTGGCCACAAAGCTATTCGTACCATTAAACATGCCTTTTATGGAATAGCTG GTTTCCCAAATGTTATCGGTGCATTGGACTGCACCCATGTGCGTATTAAGTGTCCGTCTGGTCCACATGAAGCGGACTTTGTGAATAGGAAATCAGTACACAGCATCAATGTACAG atgaTTAGTGATGCAGATTGCATCATCACAAATGTAGAGGCCAAATGGCCAGGCTCTGTGCATGACTCCAGAATCTTTAGAAAGGTGGAAAGTGATCAAAaag GTTACAGTAATCAGCAGATCCAGTCGGTGTCCAGACGAGATGGTGGACCTGCACCCAGGAATGACCACAATACatccctgaatgtcagcggagaccatgTCAACTAG